GTTTTACCGGAAAGATGTTTTGGGCCCTGACATGCAGGGAACAGGCTGCGAGTGTGATAAGGAGTAGATACTTTATCTTATTCATCATATAGGGAGGCTGAATTTGGGAATACTTAAATATAGGCAAACTTGTATTGTTTATAAAATATTGGAGTAGCCGGCAGACTAAATATAGTGGATATACGAAAATGGCATTCATCGTATATCCGTTCCCGTAAACTATCATTTTCTCATTTTTTACTAGAAAAGATTGCAGATTTCCGAATCTTTATTTAGGTTTGCAGGTTATTAATACCAGGACAGCACTAATCCCTTACCGTAAAAGATTCTCATGGCCACAGAACCATTTCTAGGCGAAATAATGATCGTGTCTTTCAACTTTGCCCCCAGAAATTGGGCCCTATGCAACGGGCAGACATTATCTATCCAGCAATACGCCGCACTTTTTTCATTGCTGGGAACTACTTATGGTGGGGATGGAAAAACTACTTTTCAGCTGCCCGATTTTCGTGGCAGGGCCCCTGTTCATAGGGGAACATCATTTAACGCAGGAATTCCCACAGGTAATGTTGCCAATACCCTGACCAACGCACAGTTACCGTTACATACGCACACCCTGAAAGGAAATATTATCATGCCTGCAGGCAATGTTGCAACTACTACTTCACCCGTTGCCAGCGTACCTGTCAGTAATGCCTTGCCGGCCTTCAGTGCAGGTATGGACGAGCAGATGAAACCTGTAGCAGCAGCTGACCTCCTGGATATGAATCCTGCATATACCTTAAATACAGGGAATGCCAATGGATACAATAATATGATGCCATACCTGGTCCTTAATTACGTCATTGCGCTTACAGGAGCATTTCCTAACAGATCTTAAAATTTAGCATATGTCTTTTGAGCCTTATCTCGGAGAGATAATGATGGTGGGATACAATCCTGGTTATGTACCCGTTGGCTGGTTACCTTGTGATGGACAAATAGTCTCTATTCAGCAGTATCCGGCATTGTTTAGCCTGTTGGGTATTTCCTACGGCGGAGATGGCAAAACAAACTTTGCATTACCTAATCTGATGGATGCAACAGTGATTGGCCAGGGGCAAGGGCTTGGCCTGACGGAACGTCTGCTTGGAGACAAAGGAGGAAGCCTGACGACTACATTGACTATTGATAATCTGCCGTACCATACACATACTTTTTCTGCCAAAGCCATGTCACTTCCTGTGGGAGATGTGGCTACCACTGCCAGCCCGGCTAATGCCTATTTTGGTAGCATAGCCACAGGTAACGCTTATGGTGCACCGGTAGGAGGAATAGGTGGGATGGACCTTGTCAATAACATGGCATTGGAGAACACAGGTTCTTCGCAGGTCATGGTAAATAACGTCCAGCCAAGTCTGGGAACCTTTTTTTTAATCGCAA
This window of the Chitinophaga sp. Cy-1792 genome carries:
- a CDS encoding phage tail protein, yielding MSFEPYLGEIMMVGYNPGYVPVGWLPCDGQIVSIQQYPALFSLLGISYGGDGKTNFALPNLMDATVIGQGQGLGLTERLLGDKGGSLTTTLTIDNLPYHTHTFSAKAMSLPVGDVATTASPANAYFGSIATGNAYGAPVGGIGGMDLVNNMALENTGSSQVMVNNVQPSLGTFFLIAIVGDFPTSL
- a CDS encoding phage tail protein, which translates into the protein MATEPFLGEIMIVSFNFAPRNWALCNGQTLSIQQYAALFSLLGTTYGGDGKTTFQLPDFRGRAPVHRGTSFNAGIPTGNVANTLTNAQLPLHTHTLKGNIIMPAGNVATTTSPVASVPVSNALPAFSAGMDEQMKPVAAADLLDMNPAYTLNTGNANGYNNMMPYLVLNYVIALTGAFPNRS